A part of Thermomicrobiales bacterium genomic DNA contains:
- a CDS encoding MFS transporter, with the protein MSDQQFRRGFVILAITAFSVSLSMGFNQSVSPNFFREEIGMDGAQNGYLVAFRELPGFLLAFVAAILLRLGAARATALALLIMGIGYASFALTYTFTAVIIAAVVGSIGFHSWMQMQYALGLSIAKQGQEGSVLGRISSVGFAGRMLGMIAVLMTLLIAGRLAETLESVQGSIFRVVFVVAGVSAVIGAVTVLRFPVDADEQRDTSRKLMLKREYWLYYLLSFLDGCRQEIYFAFAPFVLVEQFGVSALAITSLLIIAGLINWRTAGWIGGLIDRYGERRMLTINYCGHFVVFLGFALSQNVWMLYLFYLGYNFLYTFSIGTTTYLRKIARKEDIAPSLAMGVSWAHVAAVAVPIFGAALWTQLGYQFPFLFGTAFVLLSIYYTQKIDIPRQRVSQPDLVSAPAGDA; encoded by the coding sequence ATGTCTGACCAACAGTTTCGACGGGGATTCGTCATCCTGGCAATCACGGCGTTCTCTGTCAGCCTTTCAATGGGATTCAACCAGTCCGTGTCGCCGAACTTCTTCCGGGAAGAGATCGGCATGGATGGTGCGCAAAACGGCTATCTCGTTGCGTTCCGTGAGCTGCCGGGCTTTCTGCTGGCCTTCGTCGCCGCGATCCTGCTGCGCCTCGGTGCTGCCCGGGCGACGGCCCTCGCTCTGCTCATCATGGGTATCGGCTATGCATCGTTTGCTCTGACGTACACGTTTACGGCTGTCATCATCGCCGCCGTCGTTGGCAGCATCGGCTTCCACTCGTGGATGCAGATGCAATACGCTCTCGGGCTGAGCATCGCCAAACAGGGGCAGGAAGGCAGCGTCCTCGGACGTATTAGCTCGGTCGGCTTTGCCGGTCGTATGCTGGGCATGATCGCCGTCCTGATGACGTTGCTGATCGCCGGTCGTCTGGCCGAGACCCTTGAAAGCGTCCAGGGATCGATCTTCCGCGTTGTCTTTGTGGTGGCTGGGGTCAGCGCGGTGATCGGAGCTGTGACGGTCCTGCGCTTCCCTGTCGATGCTGACGAGCAACGCGACACCTCGCGCAAGCTGATGCTGAAGCGTGAGTACTGGTTGTACTACCTGCTGTCGTTCCTGGATGGCTGTCGGCAGGAGATCTACTTCGCCTTCGCCCCGTTCGTGTTGGTCGAGCAGTTCGGGGTCAGCGCGTTGGCCATCACCTCGCTGCTGATCATCGCCGGGCTGATTAATTGGCGGACCGCTGGCTGGATCGGCGGGCTCATTGACCGCTACGGCGAACGGCGCATGCTCACCATCAACTACTGCGGCCACTTCGTCGTGTTTCTGGGCTTCGCATTGTCACAGAATGTCTGGATGCTCTATCTCTTCTACCTCGGCTACAACTTCCTGTACACATTCTCGATCGGGACCACAACCTACCTGCGCAAGATCGCGCGCAAAGAAGACATCGCTCCGAGCCTGGCGATGGGTGTGTCATGGGCTCACGTCGCCGCCGTGGCCGTACCGATCTTTGGCGCGGCGCTCTGGACGCAACTGGGGTATCAATTCCCGTTCCTGTTCGGCACGGCGTTCGTCCTGCTGTCGATCTACTACACACAGAAGATTGACATCCCCAGACAGAGAGTTTCGCAACCTGATCTGGTGAGCGCTCCGGCAGGTGATGCGTGA
- a CDS encoding glycosyl hydrolase, giving the protein MNEALLNSLEWRLIGPFRGGRVPAVAGHPNETGTFYFGACAGGVWKTTNAGDYWENISDGYFNTAAVGAIALAPSDPNVIYVGMGETSIRGDVSHGDGVYKSTDGGQTWQHVGLADTHAISTIRVHPNDPDLVYVAALGHVWGPNAERGVYRSADGGATWEQILHVSPRAGAIDLAMDPHNPRVLYAAMWDAQRYPHALRSGGPDSSIYKTVDGGTTWENLTSNPGLPTGTLGKIGVAVSAKPGRVWALVEADDGALFRSENGGATWQRVCDNADLRRRAWYYMHIVADPQDGDTVYVLNLKFWKSIDGGRTFTAIPTQHGDNQDLWIDPNNPQRMIEGNDGGANVSLNGGKSWSTIYNQPTAQFYHVTTDERVPYRLYGSQQDNTALSVPSSSIRGAITETEYFEPGGGESGYIAIKPDDNNIVYGGAIGSGAGNGRLLRFDQRTMETRIVTPWPEVQGMGRGAGTMKYRFQWTFPIVFSPHDPNTLYATSNVVHRTRDEGMSWEVISPDLSHNDPETLVASGGPITRDNTGAEAYGTIFAFIESPHEPGVYWAGSDDGRVHISRDGGESWDDVSIPASLLPDRPMISVIEPSPHDQSTVYIAATRYKHDDFAPYLYKTTDDGATWTKITNGIPDTDFTRVIREDPNCRGLLYAGTETGVYVSFDDGANWQRFNANLPIVPVYDLMIKGTDLLAATHGRSFWILDDLSPLHQMDATTADQPATLFAPRVTKRIKVLGRLGDPSPETYSYGRAGGMAMTTRQRPNALGGTDVQFFDAGKNPPDGAIIHYWLKGSPKSVTLTIKDSDGNAIRHFSSDGSAAEGLPAEALKVSVADGANRFVWDLRVPGAAPISGIDPTFTSGLNRDSLVGPVVAPGSYSVDLTVDGTTYSQPLTIEADPRVTGNQADLEAQFDLLIKIRDKINETHAAVDRIHSIRGQVRQATSRVADDAASAAGEQILERLAPIEESLAQPRATDPRQFPNGLNDKLAALPGMISNADTRPPKQYYDVYEKLSVEVDEQLKALNDVIDSDVATFNQMLAGKIAAVTVS; this is encoded by the coding sequence ATGAACGAGGCTCTGCTGAATTCTCTCGAATGGCGACTAATCGGACCATTCCGCGGCGGGCGTGTGCCTGCCGTTGCCGGTCATCCAAATGAAACAGGCACGTTCTATTTCGGGGCGTGTGCTGGCGGCGTCTGGAAGACGACAAACGCCGGTGATTACTGGGAGAACATCTCCGACGGCTACTTCAATACCGCTGCTGTCGGCGCGATCGCCCTGGCTCCATCTGACCCGAATGTGATCTATGTTGGCATGGGCGAGACATCGATTCGCGGCGACGTCTCGCACGGTGATGGCGTCTACAAGTCGACTGACGGTGGCCAGACCTGGCAGCACGTTGGGCTGGCTGACACGCACGCTATCTCGACGATTCGCGTGCATCCAAACGATCCTGATCTCGTATATGTCGCTGCGTTGGGCCACGTCTGGGGACCGAACGCGGAACGCGGTGTGTATCGCTCGGCTGATGGTGGAGCCACTTGGGAGCAGATTCTCCACGTCAGTCCAAGGGCCGGGGCGATTGACCTGGCGATGGACCCCCATAATCCGCGCGTGCTGTATGCGGCGATGTGGGATGCCCAGCGCTACCCGCATGCGCTCCGCTCTGGTGGCCCTGACAGCAGCATTTACAAGACGGTTGATGGCGGCACTACCTGGGAGAATCTGACTTCGAATCCTGGCCTGCCAACTGGAACGCTAGGGAAGATCGGCGTTGCCGTGTCGGCGAAGCCGGGGCGAGTCTGGGCATTGGTTGAGGCAGACGATGGTGCGTTGTTCCGCTCGGAGAATGGCGGCGCGACATGGCAGCGAGTTTGCGACAACGCCGATCTCCGCCGACGCGCCTGGTATTACATGCACATCGTCGCCGATCCGCAGGATGGCGATACCGTCTATGTGCTCAACCTGAAGTTCTGGAAGTCGATTGACGGCGGTCGGACATTCACCGCGATCCCCACGCAGCATGGTGACAATCAGGATTTGTGGATCGATCCGAACAATCCGCAGCGCATGATAGAAGGCAACGACGGCGGAGCCAACGTCAGCTTGAATGGCGGGAAGTCGTGGTCGACGATCTATAACCAGCCGACCGCGCAGTTCTATCACGTCACCACCGACGAGCGCGTGCCGTATCGCCTCTACGGATCGCAGCAGGACAACACCGCGCTCTCGGTGCCGAGTTCATCCATCCGTGGCGCGATCACTGAAACCGAGTACTTCGAGCCAGGCGGCGGTGAGTCTGGCTACATCGCGATCAAGCCGGACGACAACAACATCGTCTATGGCGGTGCGATCGGCTCCGGTGCTGGCAATGGCCGGCTGCTGCGCTTCGATCAGCGGACCATGGAGACGCGGATCGTTACGCCATGGCCCGAAGTGCAGGGCATGGGCCGTGGCGCGGGAACGATGAAGTATCGCTTCCAGTGGACGTTCCCGATCGTCTTCTCGCCACACGACCCGAACACGCTCTATGCGACGTCAAACGTCGTCCACCGCACGCGCGATGAAGGCATGAGCTGGGAGGTCATCTCTCCCGATCTGTCGCACAATGACCCTGAGACCCTCGTCGCATCAGGCGGACCGATTACTCGCGACAACACCGGCGCAGAAGCGTACGGGACGATCTTCGCGTTCATAGAGTCGCCCCACGAGCCGGGGGTTTACTGGGCGGGGTCGGATGACGGTCGGGTGCACATATCGCGCGATGGCGGTGAATCGTGGGATGACGTCTCGATTCCAGCGAGCCTTCTGCCCGATCGCCCGATGATTTCAGTGATCGAGCCGTCACCGCACGATCAGTCGACGGTATACATCGCCGCGACACGGTACAAGCACGACGATTTTGCCCCGTATCTCTACAAGACGACGGATGACGGCGCGACCTGGACGAAGATCACGAACGGCATTCCGGACACGGATTTCACTCGCGTCATCCGGGAGGATCCGAATTGCAGGGGCCTGCTCTATGCCGGTACCGAAACCGGCGTTTACGTGTCGTTTGACGACGGTGCGAACTGGCAGCGCTTCAACGCCAACTTGCCGATCGTGCCGGTTTATGACCTGATGATCAAGGGTACCGACCTGCTGGCGGCAACACACGGTCGTTCGTTCTGGATCCTCGACGACCTCAGCCCGTTGCATCAGATGGACGCCACGACGGCGGATCAACCGGCCACACTGTTCGCGCCGCGTGTCACCAAGCGCATCAAGGTGCTGGGTCGCCTCGGTGATCCGTCGCCCGAGACGTACTCCTATGGTCGCGCTGGGGGCATGGCGATGACAACCCGCCAGCGCCCGAACGCGCTGGGCGGGACCGATGTGCAGTTCTTCGACGCGGGAAAGAACCCGCCCGACGGCGCGATCATTCACTACTGGCTGAAGGGATCGCCGAAGTCCGTCACCCTCACCATCAAGGACTCCGATGGCAATGCGATTCGTCACTTCAGCAGCGACGGCAGCGCCGCTGAAGGTCTGCCTGCTGAGGCGTTGAAGGTCTCGGTGGCCGATGGCGCGAACCGCTTTGTCTGGGATCTGCGCGTGCCAGGTGCTGCGCCGATCTCGGGAATCGATCCGACGTTCACCAGCGGGTTGAACCGCGATTCGTTGGTCGGACCGGTTGTCGCTCCGGGCTCGTACTCGGTCGATTTGACCGTTGATGGCACGACGTATTCGCAGCCGCTGACCATCGAGGCCGACCCGCGCGTGACCGGGAATCAGGCGGACCTTGAGGCGCAGTTCGATCTCCTGATCAAGATTCGCGACAAGATCAACGAAACGCATGCTGCCGTCGACCGCATCCATTCAATCCGCGGACAGGTGCGCCAGGCAACGAGTCGCGTTGCCGACGATGCAGCAAGTGCTGCTGGAGAGCAGATCCTCGAGCGGCTCGCGCCGATCGAGGAATCGTTGGCGCAACCACGGGCGACCGACCCGCGCCAGTTCCCCAATGGCCTGAACGACAAGCTTGCGGCTCTGCCGGGGATGATCTCGAACGCGGATACGCGCCCGCCAAAGCAGTACTACGATGTCTACGAGAAGCTTTCTGTTGAAGTAGACGAGCAACTGAAAGCACTAAATGATGTGATCGACAGCGATGTTGCGACCTTCAATCAGATGCTGGCCGGGAAGATTGCTGCGGTCACGGTTTCCTGA
- a CDS encoding sugar ABC transporter permease, with protein MLSPVLIGLLLLIIIPALMTVPLAFTNYDALTSPDWVGLKNIREMLHDGRFFNGLRASLIYVVLAVPLRLLGALIFALLMHRPGRMMTFFRGSVYAPTVVPDIAYVLLWLYIFNPLFGPLNFLLPLFGGSGAAPAGWLLGGTSAQIAIVIALFWTLGEGFVLLMAALQDIPREMMEAAAIDGAGRWQIMTRVTLPLLAPMLLLVVFRDTIHSFQANFVATVVLTNGGPYYATSYLPFWIWQNAIDYHRFGYASAMTLVLYLITGIAIALQFAVVRRWKLAYFD; from the coding sequence ATGCTGAGTCCGGTTCTGATCGGACTGTTGCTGCTCATCATCATCCCGGCGCTGATGACCGTGCCGCTCGCCTTCACGAACTACGACGCGCTCACCTCACCGGACTGGGTCGGCCTGAAGAACATCCGCGAGATGCTGCACGACGGCCGCTTCTTCAACGGCCTGCGGGCGTCACTCATCTACGTTGTGCTGGCAGTTCCGTTGCGGCTGCTTGGCGCGCTCATCTTCGCGCTCCTGATGCATCGACCCGGCAGGATGATGACGTTCTTCCGCGGCTCGGTCTACGCGCCGACGGTCGTCCCCGACATCGCCTACGTGCTGCTCTGGCTCTACATCTTCAACCCGCTCTTCGGCCCGCTGAACTTCCTTCTGCCGCTGTTTGGCGGGTCAGGTGCCGCGCCGGCCGGATGGCTGCTCGGCGGAACCTCGGCCCAAATCGCCATCGTCATCGCGCTGTTCTGGACACTCGGTGAGGGGTTCGTGCTACTCATGGCCGCGCTGCAGGACATTCCGCGCGAGATGATGGAAGCAGCGGCGATCGACGGCGCAGGGCGCTGGCAGATCATGACGCGGGTAACGCTGCCGCTGCTCGCACCGATGCTCCTGCTGGTTGTCTTCCGCGACACGATTCACAGCTTCCAGGCCAACTTCGTCGCGACGGTCGTCCTGACTAACGGCGGCCCATATTACGCAACCAGCTACCTGCCATTCTGGATCTGGCAAAACGCGATCGACTACCACCGCTTCGGCTACGCGTCGGCGATGACATTAGTGCTCTACCTGATTACCGGCATCGCAATCGCGCTGCAGTTTGCTGTCGTGCGCCGCTGGAAGCTGGCCTACTTTGATTGA
- a CDS encoding glycosyl hydrolase: MTATESSTGKVGESVLSSLDWRLVGPYRGGRVVAVAGDVSSRETFYFGACAGGVWKTTDAGVFWHNVSDGYFKTSAVGAIAVSQSDPNVIYVGTGETSIRGDVSHGDGVYKSTDGGKTWTNVGLADTRHIGRVRIHPTNPDIVYVAALGHVWGTNEERGVFRTKDGGKSWEKVLYKSDRAGSHDLWLDPSNPRVLYASIWQAQRHPNALSSGGEDSGIWKSTDGGDTWVELTRKSGLPTDAVLGKIGIASSPAQPERVWALIEAVNGGLFRSDDGGETWEKVNVEAKLRTRAWYYMHIVPDPRDANTVYVMNYNFWKSIDGGTTFEEVPSRHGDEHDVWIDPNDTQRMIKGDDGGATVSFDGGRSWSTILNQPTAQLYHVTTDDAFPFRLYGSQQDNSAISIPSATVDGAILERDWFAPGGGESGYIAIKPSNPNIIVAGAIGSGNFNGRLIRFDRSTDQWKNITVWPDVAGMGSGAEDLKYRFQWTYPIFYSRHEEDTLYVAGNHVFRSTDDGMSWEVVSDDLTRNDPTKLGPSGGPITKDNTGAEAYCTIFALAESIQEAGTLWAGTDDGLVKISKDRGKTWADITPSDLPEWALISIIDPSPHDPATAYVAATRYKLDDTQPYLFKTNDYGATWTKITDGIPDGEFTRTIREDPAQKGLLFAGTETSAYVSFNDGETWERLGGNVPVAPIYDLIIKDNSLVVATHGRSFWMLDDLTPLRNVAGGAAAGEVVLFALPTKVRFSLREGFGSTPRKGYAAYQGVNTSQVAYHETERPDGTKQKVMLDGGDNPFEGVVVTYYLASEPKEAIELVVVDSNGDVVRTIRGEQAEKTPTGQIVPGKIGVNRVYWDMRYEPAVTLEGQSLSGWGAPVGPRVLPGEYTVRLTVDGTAYEQSLTIAPDPRLDTPVEALQEQLDLLLKIRDRLSDTNNAVTRVRTVRTQIEDWEKRVEGTDAAESVSSAGKEAREALSGIETELIDTTSDSPLMAPARLFDKLNALTEFVASADSATPKQGHEVFEDLSTRLDDLLETLDGIISSKVRAFNDAVQAAKLPPVG; the protein is encoded by the coding sequence TTGACTGCAACGGAATCGTCGACCGGCAAGGTCGGCGAGAGTGTCCTGTCGTCGCTGGACTGGCGGCTAGTCGGGCCGTACCGTGGTGGGCGTGTCGTCGCTGTCGCCGGTGATGTCTCAAGCCGCGAGACGTTCTACTTCGGTGCGTGCGCGGGCGGTGTCTGGAAGACGACCGACGCAGGTGTCTTCTGGCACAACGTCTCCGATGGCTATTTCAAGACAAGCGCTGTTGGAGCAATCGCCGTATCGCAATCTGACCCGAACGTTATCTACGTCGGCACGGGCGAAACCTCTATTCGCGGCGACGTTTCGCATGGCGATGGCGTCTACAAATCGACCGATGGCGGAAAGACCTGGACGAACGTTGGTCTTGCCGACACGCGCCACATTGGCCGCGTCCGCATTCACCCGACGAACCCGGACATAGTCTACGTCGCCGCGCTCGGCCATGTTTGGGGGACCAACGAAGAGCGCGGTGTTTTCCGCACCAAAGATGGCGGCAAGTCCTGGGAGAAGGTGCTCTACAAGAGCGATCGCGCCGGTTCTCACGACCTCTGGCTCGATCCGTCGAATCCTCGTGTTCTGTACGCGTCGATCTGGCAGGCACAGCGACACCCCAACGCGTTGTCGTCCGGCGGTGAAGACTCGGGTATCTGGAAGTCGACTGACGGCGGTGACACCTGGGTCGAGCTGACCCGCAAATCCGGTCTGCCGACCGACGCAGTGCTCGGCAAGATCGGCATCGCGTCATCTCCCGCGCAGCCGGAGCGGGTCTGGGCACTGATCGAAGCGGTCAACGGCGGGCTGTTCCGCTCCGATGATGGCGGCGAGACCTGGGAGAAAGTCAACGTCGAGGCCAAGCTACGCACGCGCGCCTGGTACTACATGCATATCGTCCCCGATCCGCGCGATGCCAACACCGTCTACGTCATGAACTACAACTTCTGGAAGTCGATCGACGGCGGCACGACGTTCGAGGAAGTACCCTCGCGACACGGCGACGAGCACGACGTCTGGATCGATCCAAACGATACCCAGCGCATGATCAAGGGTGACGACGGTGGTGCAACAGTGTCGTTTGACGGCGGCCGCAGCTGGTCGACGATCCTGAATCAGCCAACTGCCCAGCTCTATCACGTGACGACCGACGATGCGTTTCCGTTCCGGCTCTATGGATCGCAGCAGGACAACTCGGCGATCAGCATCCCGAGCGCCACTGTTGATGGCGCGATCCTTGAGCGCGACTGGTTTGCACCGGGCGGTGGCGAGTCGGGCTACATCGCGATCAAGCCGAGCAATCCGAACATTATCGTGGCCGGCGCGATTGGCTCCGGTAACTTCAACGGTCGCCTTATCCGCTTCGATCGCAGCACCGACCAGTGGAAAAACATCACGGTCTGGCCAGATGTTGCCGGTATGGGCAGCGGTGCCGAAGACCTGAAGTACCGGTTCCAGTGGACCTACCCGATCTTCTACTCGCGGCATGAAGAGGACACCCTCTATGTCGCTGGTAACCACGTCTTCCGGTCGACTGACGACGGTATGTCGTGGGAAGTCGTGTCGGATGATCTGACGCGCAACGATCCGACCAAGCTCGGACCGTCGGGCGGACCGATCACGAAGGACAATACCGGCGCTGAGGCGTATTGCACGATCTTCGCGCTGGCTGAGTCAATTCAGGAAGCCGGCACGCTCTGGGCTGGCACTGACGACGGGCTGGTCAAGATCAGCAAGGATCGCGGCAAGACCTGGGCCGATATCACCCCATCGGATCTCCCCGAGTGGGCGTTGATCTCGATCATCGATCCTTCCCCGCACGACCCGGCGACGGCGTATGTCGCAGCCACGCGCTACAAGCTGGATGACACGCAGCCGTATCTGTTCAAGACCAATGACTACGGCGCGACCTGGACGAAGATTACCGATGGCATCCCTGACGGTGAGTTCACGCGCACGATCCGCGAGGATCCGGCGCAAAAGGGCTTGTTGTTCGCAGGCACCGAGACCAGCGCATACGTCTCATTCAATGATGGCGAGACGTGGGAGCGCCTGGGCGGCAACGTGCCGGTTGCTCCAATCTACGACCTGATCATCAAGGACAACAGTCTGGTCGTCGCGACTCATGGCCGATCGTTCTGGATGCTGGACGATCTCACCCCGTTGCGCAATGTCGCGGGCGGCGCTGCCGCTGGCGAAGTTGTGTTGTTTGCCCTCCCGACGAAGGTGCGCTTCTCGTTGCGCGAAGGGTTTGGCAGCACCCCACGCAAGGGCTACGCGGCCTACCAGGGTGTGAACACGAGCCAGGTTGCTTACCACGAGACCGAACGACCGGACGGCACCAAGCAGAAGGTCATGCTCGACGGTGGTGACAATCCGTTCGAGGGTGTGGTCGTCACCTACTACCTCGCATCGGAGCCGAAGGAAGCGATCGAACTGGTCGTTGTCGATAGCAATGGCGATGTCGTTCGCACCATTCGTGGCGAGCAGGCGGAGAAGACACCAACGGGCCAGATTGTCCCCGGCAAGATTGGGGTCAATCGCGTCTATTGGGATATGCGCTACGAACCGGCTGTAACGCTGGAGGGCCAGAGCCTTTCCGGCTGGGGCGCGCCGGTTGGACCGCGTGTCCTTCCCGGTGAGTACACGGTCCGTCTGACAGTTGACGGAACGGCCTACGAGCAGTCGTTGACGATCGCCCCGGACCCGCGGCTGGACACTCCCGTCGAGGCTCTGCAGGAACAGCTCGACCTGCTGCTGAAGATCCGCGACCGGTTGAGCGACACGAACAACGCTGTCACGCGCGTTCGCACCGTCCGAACCCAGATCGAGGACTGGGAGAAGCGGGTTGAAGGAACAGACGCTGCCGAATCGGTTTCGTCCGCTGGCAAGGAGGCCCGCGAAGCACTCAGTGGTATCGAGACCGAGCTGATCGACACGACCAGCGACAGCCCGTTGATGGCACCGGCGCGGCTCTTTGACAAGCTGAATGCCTTGACGGAGTTTGTCGCCAGCGCCGATAGCGCGACACCGAAGCAGGGCCACGAAGTGTTCGAGGATCTCTCGACCCGTCTGGATGACCTGCTGGAGACGCTGGATGGCATCATCAGCAGCAAGGTCCGCGCGTTCAACGACGCGGTCCAGGCTGCGAAGCTGCCGCCCGTCGGCTAG
- a CDS encoding sugar ABC transporter substrate-binding protein: MRRRSSIVLSMLLGLSILIAACGGDSGADNEPITWQVWADPEESEAYQSIIDAYVEENPDAEVTLNAIPDRKTFLSRLSASFASGSPPDVFLVNYRHNGQFVEKGVLEPLGPMLEDSDDLSADQYFDVPMDAFTWDDTLQCIPFNQSSLVVYYNKTMFEEAGVPLPANDWTWDDFVETAKALTRDTDGDGKTDVWGLGFEPSIIRAAPFIWSHGGGLLADPNDPTSITFDTETTREALQFFIDLNLEHGVVPDEASYTAQDPDSRFMDGSIAMVLNSRRSTPVFRSIDGFEWDVAPPPADVTQASTLHSDAFCIPKDAKHKDAAWKFVEYAIGPGGQTVAAQVGRTVPSLISVAESDAFLDPGKSPANSQIFLDLGPSLVSLPAIAEWPEIESIINEEIYVAFFGTKSLDDAIQTAETQTKEILKR; encoded by the coding sequence ATGAGACGACGGAGCAGCATTGTCCTGTCGATGCTACTCGGCCTATCTATTCTGATCGCTGCCTGTGGAGGTGATAGTGGTGCCGACAACGAACCCATCACCTGGCAGGTCTGGGCAGATCCGGAGGAATCCGAGGCATATCAATCAATCATTGACGCCTACGTTGAGGAGAACCCGGACGCCGAAGTGACGCTCAATGCGATCCCGGATCGCAAGACGTTCCTCTCGCGCCTGTCGGCCTCGTTCGCCAGCGGCAGTCCGCCGGATGTCTTCCTGGTCAACTATCGGCACAACGGCCAGTTTGTCGAGAAGGGCGTCCTTGAGCCACTGGGCCCGATGCTGGAGGATTCGGACGACCTGAGCGCCGACCAGTACTTCGACGTCCCGATGGACGCGTTCACCTGGGACGATACGCTGCAGTGCATTCCGTTCAACCAGTCCAGCCTGGTCGTCTACTACAACAAGACGATGTTCGAGGAGGCTGGAGTCCCGCTGCCGGCGAACGACTGGACGTGGGATGACTTTGTCGAGACCGCCAAGGCGCTGACGCGCGACACCGATGGCGATGGCAAGACCGACGTCTGGGGACTCGGCTTCGAGCCGTCGATCATTCGTGCCGCGCCGTTCATCTGGTCGCACGGCGGTGGCCTGTTGGCCGATCCGAACGACCCGACCAGCATCACCTTCGACACCGAGACAACCCGCGAGGCGCTGCAATTCTTCATCGACTTGAACCTGGAGCATGGCGTCGTTCCTGACGAAGCGTCATACACCGCGCAGGATCCGGACAGCCGCTTCATGGATGGCAGCATCGCGATGGTGCTGAACAGCCGCCGCTCGACACCGGTATTCCGCTCGATCGACGGCTTCGAGTGGGATGTCGCGCCGCCGCCGGCTGACGTGACCCAGGCATCGACCTTGCACAGCGATGCGTTCTGCATTCCTAAGGATGCCAAGCATAAGGACGCAGCCTGGAAGTTTGTTGAATACGCCATCGGTCCGGGCGGGCAGACCGTTGCCGCTCAAGTCGGTCGAACCGTACCGTCACTCATTTCCGTTGCTGAATCGGACGCCTTCCTCGATCCGGGCAAATCGCCGGCCAACAGCCAGATCTTCCTCGATCTCGGCCCGAGCCTGGTGAGCCTGCCCGCCATCGCGGAGTGGCCGGAGATCGAGTCGATCATCAACGAGGAGATCTACGTCGCCTTCTTCGGCACCAAGTCGCTGGATGACGCGATTCAGACTGCCGAGACGCAGACGAAGGAGATTCTGAAGCGCTGA
- a CDS encoding carbohydrate ABC transporter permease, with protein sequence MIDSTLRNASGRRRSRLSILRPLAAAVVAALFLIPLVWLVIASLRPTGLPTPAQIQWWPAPATFRNYRDIFRIVPMARYALNSAIVVIAVVPLTLLTTSMAGFAMTQLSKRWRDAFVAVLVAALMVPVMSVWLTRFMVYKWLGVLDTLGALIVPGLMGSSPLYVLIMFWAFRRVPQEAFEAARIDGAGPFRTWWSIGIPQVRPGLLAVTVLSFERHWGNFLDPLLYINDPKWYTLPVALQGLQQLHPSDWPLMMAAAVLVTIPAIAVFIVAQRHFLREYDEGNPFR encoded by the coding sequence TTGATTGACTCGACGCTGCGCAACGCTTCCGGACGCCGTCGCAGTCGGCTGTCGATCCTTCGCCCCCTCGCTGCGGCGGTCGTTGCGGCGCTGTTTCTCATCCCGCTCGTCTGGCTCGTCATCGCGTCGCTGCGCCCGACCGGACTACCGACACCGGCGCAGATACAATGGTGGCCCGCTCCGGCAACGTTCCGAAACTATCGCGACATCTTCCGCATCGTGCCGATGGCCCGTTACGCGCTCAACTCCGCCATCGTCGTCATCGCCGTCGTGCCACTCACGTTGCTCACGACGTCCATGGCCGGTTTCGCGATGACGCAGCTCTCGAAGCGCTGGCGGGATGCGTTTGTCGCAGTCCTCGTCGCAGCCCTGATGGTCCCGGTCATGTCGGTCTGGCTGACACGGTTCATGGTCTACAAGTGGCTCGGAGTGCTGGACACACTCGGCGCGCTGATCGTGCCGGGGCTGATGGGCAGCAGCCCGCTGTATGTCCTGATCATGTTCTGGGCGTTTCGCCGTGTTCCGCAAGAAGCGTTCGAGGCGGCGCGCATCGACGGCGCTGGACCGTTTCGCACCTGGTGGTCTATCGGCATTCCGCAGGTGCGACCAGGATTACTGGCGGTCACCGTACTGTCGTTCGAGCGCCATTGGGGGAATTTTCTGGACCCTTTGCTCTATATCAATGACCCAAAATGGTATACGCTTCCCGTGGCTTTGCAGGGACTCCAGCAGTTGCATCCGAGTGACTGGCCGCTCATGATGGCCGCCGCCGTCCTGGTGACCATCCCCGCGATTGCGGTCTTCATCGTGGCGCAGCGCCACTTCCTGCGTGAGTATGACGAGGGGAACCCATTCCGCTAG